A window of Notolabrus celidotus isolate fNotCel1 chromosome 11, fNotCel1.pri, whole genome shotgun sequence contains these coding sequences:
- the LOC117821873 gene encoding PTB domain-containing engulfment adapter protein 1-like — MSDTSEDDNEISFSLKFLGRVEVDRPAGLEVLDEAIQSLKKPEKYNPDKAAKNSKVHLFLSLSGIDLLENKTKFLLYSCPLSSISFCAVVPLSPKVFGFVAQPPTADTYHCYLFQSKKFSHVLVSLIGDSFRASKKETKNIRGARDLKVEALRHKNKVLQRENEELKRRLQGQTEV; from the exons ATGAGCGACACCTCAGAGGACGACAACGAGATCTCCTTCTCCCTGAAG TTTCTTGGTCGAGTTGAGGTGGATCGCCCTGCTGGACTAGAAGTCCTGGATGAAGCGATTCAGAGCCTAAAG AAACCAGAGAAATACAACCCAGACAAGGCTGCCAAGAACAGCAAAGTCCACCTCTTCCTGTCCCTGAGCGGGATCGACCTTCTGGAAAACAAAACCAAG TTCTTGTTGTACTCGTGCCCTCTGTCCAGTATCTCCTTCTGTGCCGTGGTCCCATTGTCACCCAAAGTCTTTGGTTTTGTGGCTCAGCCCCCTACAGCAGACACATATCACTGCTATCTGTTCCAGAGCAAGAAGTTT tctcATGTGCTGGTGTCGTTAATCGGGGACTCCTTCAGAGCTTCAAAGAAAGAGACCAAAAACATCAGAGGAGCACGAGACCTAAAGGTGGAAGCACTCAGACATAAG aataaagtgctgcagagggagaatgaggagctgaagaggaggCTCCAAGGACAGACTGAGGTTTAA